In the Triticum aestivum cultivar Chinese Spring chromosome 2B, IWGSC CS RefSeq v2.1, whole genome shotgun sequence genome, tgcataataggcagatacgaaacttgtgcataacctactaggcaaaaatgcaacgacttctatcccaagtatgctatatgtatggtattccggtgatatgatccaagatgaccgagtatgaaaatcttaatgtagtatgatgctatggttcttgcttataagctctttgcttatctttcccttttgcttaaaagcttgtttggctctttctcttttgagctcttttctcatgcaaaacttcacgaaccaagatagcaattgtgtatatgcgatgacaactttgtgacacaaaaaatgataccaagatatgcaccacgatgatatggtatgtatgctatggtaaGTATGATCggtaatgtgcacaagtcatgttgccggcaatactcaaaggctagtcccGATGGGaaagcaacgcaaaagtaaggttatggtggttatcaatgcaatggcaaggaatagacaaagatgtcgtcgaggttaccgccgAGGTAGTCGTTTGTAAGCACAGATGATTGCTGGCGATGAGGAGTCGTTGGCGAAGATgagtgatggtgatgttgatgtcgaaccgtaactatatagccgaaacacaataggacacgggaaccacaccTCAAATTCCCAAAGACCAAAACAGGTTAAAATTGTCAGAGGTGGTAGCGGTTAAGGTGATGGTGATgcttgcggaaagcggtggtggtatcgAAGTGCGTAAGTGGAGGTGGAAAGGGAGTAGAAGTGCGTATGCAGAAGTGGTGGCGGTGGCTGAAAATTTTCGGGTGAAAAAAATTCAGTTTTGTCAGAGATCGTCGGGCGTTAGATGGTGGTCGGACGACCAtaagtcgtcggacgtccggtgcctgggcgatttcaGGCACGGGATGAGCTCAGGTTTTCGAGGTGGAGATGGCGAAAATGGTCAAATTCaggcgattttgtggatggaaaaggtggagatgatgggggaaagctagatccactcgtggcaaagcaaattcatggatcaaatacaacaaaacttcatcacgccaacaaatcaaaaaaaattggggctatttttggtggggattttcgaaattggggaagaacacaacaaaatcaagctagaaaaagaggggtaggggatCCAAatatgtgatcaacgtggctcatgataccaagatgatgtagggtagaaccctagatgcccgatctttcacgattggaggggatcctacgaagaacacgaagaacacgaggggaaacacgagagaaatcactcaaccaacaagatatggtcacacatatgctagatcctcgaaacacaaagagatacacgatccacgatcaacaagggacaaTACAAGTGGCAACtagttcttctccgagaggaggtcttgaagctCTTCCCATTATGTGGTCTTGAATcggcttgggggatcttctccgaagaggtcgtgagctccgaggagaagtaaccaagcgGATGAGCAAAGgtctatctcaaatatgagctatatcacattgctaaccctagaaagagggaggaggaggtctatttatagtcttagtggacGAAAGGGTAAGTGGGTTTCGGCCAACACGTGGGCGGTCAAACAGGCATCAGACGTCCATCAGTCACCGGTCATCCGAAGGCTCGCGGGAGTCCGAACGTCTAGTGCCGGTCAGGCGTCCGATGTTTCGGCTCTGGTCAGGGCTTGTCGGTCTTCCGGTCGGGGTCGATCGTCCGGTCGGTCGGTCGTCCAAAGGTCTCCATTTTTTCgatgttttggctcgggtgtggtggtgccggtcgtccggtggggctTGGTCGTCCGGACgctgggaggtgtcggacgtccggtcggcgtcggtTGTCCGGCCGCTGGAGCATGTGAGGGCTGGGACTTGGCTGGTCGGTTGGAGCCTCCAGGCGTCGGACATCCGAGAGACGTCGGTCGTCCGATGAGTGGGAGTTTCGAGCGgtccttcttcttgtccattgaacttggtgtccttgccgtcttgtccgttgggtgtagctgatccgtggctttcctccaaatacctgatcacacatagggtctccgcatgaggtagtagccatgtctcataagtagaaagtggaagttcggagaggagcgagttcaccttatcttcgatagcctttgctcgcgCTCTTGTCATTgctccaagtggtgtcgtgggagatgtaggtacgtccatggggatgaccgtgggatgctccacatcaaacacgcaagagtaacaagatccgcaaggggtTAGTGGGGAAATCAATTTCCCTTGGTGGAaggtagatcgaggccttctcaaccaattcctagagaatcaacaagtttgattggccagggagagagatcgggtgaaaatggagcttagagcaacaatggagcttggggatggaagaggtggtcaactcggacaAGAAGACCTCCCCCTTATATAGTGagaggacaaatccaaccgttacccacttatTCAGCCCGCGACATGCAGTACTACGTCACCaaacttgcggtactaccgctaggcggtgcggtactaccgcacccacgaCAGAGACCGGACGATACCCTGTTGCGTTGACgcaacgagcggtactaccgcgtgcccttgcggtactaccgcaaggcgggGTTCGACTAGGCTGGGAAGGCACAGACGAATAAAATTACAttcgtggctacttccgctgagtttcaatctgtgcaaaaatccgacacggtactaccgcatccagggagcggtactaccgcatagggcgtggatgtaaaaaattaaatccgcccctacttccgcgcgAGTAGCTGTGCTGGGCTagaagccacggtactaccgtgtccgaggagcggtactaccgcactgcacggtactaccgcgtccgtgaccggtactaccgtgggcctctgcggtactactgctcccttgagcagtactaccgcatgccacagcACACTACCACTTGGAATCCTTCATTTTGCAAAGACACGGATAAACGACCGGTGCTCCAAAgaagcaaaggaaaggtggtgcaaagggacagacgtgtacgtgttgattccaccctaacctttctgaaacggaccccctcttaatagtacggctttcctacgactcaagtccaccgaacagaaacgtcgtcttcactaggctccgaggggcatcgaatcgtcttgtgcctaaacatgagatatctgaaatgctcaatgcacacgattagtccgcaaacgcattgtcatcaatcaccaaaaccacgtagggtgaaatatgcccttacaccagtGGTGCGATGTCCAATACGGAGAACACACGCCAAAAAAGGACTTTGTTTCCTTGACCAACTGAGATACTGACCAAACTATCAAAAACACCTCTGGCCTCACTGTAAACCATCATCGCAAGGCCTTGCCATGGCCTCTCGGAATCCGTTCTTCTCAGCCATTCTCATCTGACTCTTAGAGCTAGTGCCAACAGTTTGAGGTTCTTAACCCCTAGTCCACCATAGCATGTGGGTCAGCATATGGTATTCAAGCGACTAGACATTGGCCTCCATTGCTCTTCTCTTTATCAACCCAAAAGAATGATCGGATCCAACCATTAATATCCTCAAAAACCCACTCAGAGGCATCCAAAAGCAGTAACTGATGAACCGGCCTCGCCGCAATAACCGACTTAACCAAGAGGAGTCTACTGGAACGTTGAAAAAAACCCCATCTGTCAAGCTGGAATGAACATATGAACCATGTCCAGCAATGACTGCCATTCAAATTTGGTTAGGTTTTTGATGGCCAATTGTAACCCAAGATATATGCATGAGAACTCCTTCAAGGGACATTGCCAAAGACTGACCATCCGATCTCGATCCTCTTGATCATCATGAATTAAGGTGGCCATAGATTTCTCGTAATTGACCCTCAACCTAGACGCCTCTCAAAGACCTCAAGCACCTCTCTGGCAAATAGAAAGATCCGGTCTTGTCGGacgagcaaagaaggacacatcaTCTGCATAAATTGACAATCGCTGCCACACTGAGATACCTAAAAAGGAGTCGAGTACGCCTTCATCCATGGCTATGGCAATGATAGCCGTTAGTGTATTCATGGCAACGATAAATAAGAGAGATGAGATGAGATATTCTCTTGCCTGGGACACTGTTGATCAAGATTTTGGTACTGATGGTTTGGAGCAGAATGGCAAGACACTTACAATTCCTAAGCACATTCATCCATGACCAAGACCAATGCTCATGCGATGGCGCTAATCAATCCCTCCACCACACACATCTACCCACAGCCGCCGCCTCCACAGCCAATCCAtccaacctcttcttcctcctcccgctgctCCCCCCTTCATTCCTCCAAACCCTAGCGCAAACCCTAATGTCCACCACCGCACACCCTCCTGCCTCCCTCTCAGGGGACTCCTCGCCGACTACCTCCGGCtcatcctccccctcctcctctgcttTCGTCGCTGGCTCCGATGAGCCCGCGCTTCTCGGGCCAGCCACCTCGACTTCCACCCCCTCTGCTGCCGGGGATGACGCCGCCGTCCCCTCCTCGCCCCAAATGGGCATGTACTTCGAGACGGAGGACGACGCCTACGAATTCTACAAGGTATACGCCGCCCGCCTTGGCTTCGTCGTCCGCAAGTCCAACAAGTCCAAGAACTCCCGGCACACCGTCACCCGCCGTCTCTTCGTCTGCTCCAAGCAAGGTTTCCGCCAAGAACCCAAGAAGCCTCAAGATGAGACCAACGCCACCGACGTCACCGTTGCTGCACCGCCACCGCCTCCTAGGTGCCCGGACTCACGCACCGGCTGCCTGGCGTCCCTCACCATCAAGCTACTCCCTTCGGCCAATGCCTTCCGTGTCACTGAATTTGTCGCCGAGCACAACCACCCGCTCGCCTCTGCAGTGTCCGCGGTGTCACTGGCAATGATTCCGTCAAGTTCTTCGCATCACACCATTGCCGCTGCTGCAAGCTTGCCGGACCCAAGGGACGGGCCACTCCCAGAGATGCACTTTGAGACGGAAGATGACGCCTATGCCTTCTACAACCGGTACGCCGAGCATGTGGGTTTCAGCGTCCGCCGCTCATACAAGAAGCGCAAGCATGGGGTGATTGTGTCTCGTATCTTTGTTTGTTCACGTGAGGGCGTCAGTGACCGTGCCAAGCACGATGGTCTAGCCAGTATCAGCACCAATGCTGGTGGAGGGGCACCAGGTACACCTAGGCCAGGCCCACCACCAACACGAACAGGTTGCCAGGCAAGAATGGTGATCAAGATCACCCCATGCCGAACATACCGGGTTGCTAAATTTATTGCGGAGCATAATCACCCACTCGCTAACTCAGAGACCGTGCACAAGCTGCGGTCCCATAAGATGAGGGCTCGAGGGCACGAGCTTGGTCCAGGGGAACTGCATCGAAGGAAGCAGGGAAAGGGTGTGCAGCTTGGGGATGCTGGTGCTGCATTGGAATACTTGGAAGGGTTGCAGGTGGGAAACCCTTCACTGTATTATGCAGTAGGAATGGCACCTGATGGGAATTCAGCTGTAAATTTCTTCTGGGCTGATGCAAAGTCAATCATTGACTTCAGAAGCTTTGGTGATGTCGTTTGCTTTGATACAACATATGGGCTGAATGTGTATGGGCGACCATTTGCATTGTTTGTTGGTGTGGACAACCACAAGCAGTTACTCGTGTTTGGTGCAGCCTTGCTTTATGATGATGGCATCCAGTCACTGAAATGGGTATTTCAGGCATTTGCTGATGCCATGCGTGATAGGCAGCCAAAGACTATTCTGATTGATGAGCGTTCTGAATGTGCCATTGCAGCAGCAGAGGTCTGGCCTGGGAGTAACCATTGCACAAGCGTGTGGCATATATACCACAGTTCAAAGAGGCACTTGAAGCAGGTGTTCGAAAGCTCGAAAAGTTTTGGCAATGCTTTGAGCCAGTGTCTCTTTGACTGTGAGGATGAGATGGAGTTCTTGTCTGCATGGGAAAAGCTAATTGAGAAACATGACATTGGTGAGAGTGAATGGCTCAGCAGACTATTTCTAGAGAAAGAAAAATGGGCTCTGCCTTATAGGAGAACTGTGTTTTCTGCTGATATTCTCAGTACTCTTAGAAAGGATAGTATGATTAATGAGCTAAAACGGGAGCTCAGTGAGCAAGAAGATATCCTGCTGTTCTTCAAGCGTTATGAGACCATGCTGGAagagcatcgctcaaagaaattgcAGGCTGATGTTGATGGAAATCAGGTGACTTTGCCAATCCCGTCCTTGCGGATGTTAAAACAATCTTCAAATGCATATACACCTGAAGCTTTCAAGATGTTCCAGGGTGAGTTTGAGGCTTACATGAACTGCATGTCCTTCCCCTGCAGTGCGGTTGGGACAGTGTCAGAGTACAAAATAACACTTGATGAGAAGCCATCAGAGGGCATTGTGAAATTTGATGCCCTAGATGGCTTGGCCACTTGCAGCTGCAGGAAGTTTGAATCTGTTGGAATCCAGTGTTGTCATGTACTAAAGGTACTTGATCTCAAGAATATCAAGGAGCTCCCAGAACAATACATTTTGAAGAGATGGAGGAAAGATGCCCGCTCTGTTAGAATGGGAGAAGAACCTAACTGTGGATCTAGCAGTATCATGCGGTCATCTTTGGATGTTCGCTTCTCTAACATGTGCCGTATGGTTAGCCTAATAGCTTCAAGGGCCGCCAAATCTGAGGAGGCAATGTCATACATTGAGAGTCAATCAAGCGTTCTTCTGAAGCATCTGGATGAAATTCTGCAGACAGGCTATCCTGAGAATGGAAACCATGATGTTGCTTCAAGTAGTCAAGCAATTTCTTTTGTAGGAAATCATCCTGACCATACAACACAAGCAAGAGCAGTTGCACATACAGCGAATGGTATAATGTTTTAACATTCCAACTCATTATAGCATATTATAATGGAGGGGGCAGATTGTAGGTTGCGAGACTCCTAAATTGGAGTGGTGGATGCTTGGAGGGCAGGAATCAAAACTATGTTGAATTTTAATTTAGTCTCTTGTCCTCTGTGTTGTTACCAACGTGTTTCAAGTCTCTATTTTCTAGTCATGTGAGGACTTCCCTGATACACCAACATGGGGAGAAGACCACCACAGCCGGCGGACAGGCTAGGGGCAGTGAGGCTAAGGGCTGGCGTCCTGGCTATGCCCTGCCCATTATGTTAGGAGATACGAGATTGTGTTGGTTTAAGGTAAATGAGATTGTGTTAGTTTAGAGTAAGTTTGGATTTGAACTCTAGATAAATCTGTCAGGAAACCCCTCTGTATATGAGGATGCTTTTGTCAATGAAGAACGGGCAACAAGTATCTCCAATCTCTTATCTCTGTTCTCAGTGCAACCCTTTGCGCGTCTCCCTCCAGACCATGGACTGATGTGTAATTAACAGTTGTGCTGTCTAGGGCATGACAGTATATGAGACGAAAGCAGAAAACATGCTGATGCTTATTGCCTAATGCCTGCAACCACCCACTCGCCATGCTAAAGTTTGTGTGTGCCCAGTCAGATGTTTGACACGCAGATTAATGCTATTATTTACCGAGAAGCTTTTCTTTGTTGTTGTGCATAGTCGCCACATATTCTATAACAAGAAACTGGAAGCTCCGTTAATTCTGCTGCTTCTGTGGTTTGTATAACATGATATTACTGAGATTGGGGTGAGCTCATCTAATTGCTTTACTGTTGACCTAATTTCCTGACAATTTTTTAGTCATTTTCATATTAGCTTACTTCTTTAAGCTATAACTGGTTCTGACTTAAGTTTAAATTTGTGTGTGTTGTGAACTTTTGACTTCTGAAACTGTTGAGTATTCAGGATATTACACGATATAGTTCATTCAATTACCGTGTGTTAATTTGTACCTTCCTGTCGAATTTATTATTTTGATGAGTACTTTAAGTGGTTACTGATAATTGGTTTGTTTCTTGACAAAATATCAGGACTGACATCCTTGTTGGGAATTTCTGCTTATCCTGAATCTAGTGGACAATTGAAAGGTTCAGTCGGTTCCTTGTACTGTTAGTCAAATCTATCAGTTCTTTGTAGTTTTAGTCAAATCTATGTTGAAGTATGGCTATGTACAGTACTTATATGTTGCCATGTTGATGTAAGCAAGTATATCCTGAAGACCTTGCTGTTTCCAATTTGGTAAGACTGGTGCTAATTATAATCAATTATTATAAGAGTATGATTTCTTTGACTTCATTGCATTTATTCCATGAAATGTGATGATTGGTTGATCAATGATCTCTATCTAATAAACAAGGACTTGTGTCTTTTGAAGAGAGTTGGAGAAGAGCTGTTAAATTGCTCGTGCGATATTTATTCTCCCATGTGCAATTTAAAAATGCACACAGACTAGACAGGTAAGCACAACCATGACAAATTACCACAAATACTTAACAAGATTATTCATGACGAGTACACAAGAAATTCATATTTCTCTATATTCTGTATAAAACTACTGCAGCTGCACTTGCACGCCAGAATCATTGATGTCCTCTGCTGTCCAGTTCTGCGGTACGTATTATGTTTGTCAGAACTAGCCATTTCTGGTCACTACTGCGGGAAGCTCTGCTGCTAAACAGCATCCTTATGGACAGGGGGGCAGTTGGCATGTCTGGTTCACAGTCTGCATCCAGCCATCAACAGGTATTTAGTACTGTAAATTTTATGCACATGGAAAGCTTTCTGTATAATTTGGTGTAAATAATTCTATGCAGGATTTACACAGTTTAATTAGTGTTTACGTCACAAAGATGGACTGTGATGATGTCCTTGCTGCCTTGTTGGTACCAGATCTCACATCTCTGCTATTAAAGggggatcgaacgtcgtgatggttcgacctcgttCGATacttcgacccccccccccccccccccccccccgccttgtTCGATTCCCTGGTTCCACCTCTCGATCAAGCGCAGTAAAAAAAAATAGTCCATCCCGCACGCACGAGGACGAGGAAACCGGAAAACCAGCCCACGCTCCCATCTCCGCTTTGAAAAAAACCTCGCGCGCTGCGGCCTGCAGCACCACCCTCGGTGCTTGCTGTGTGACCAGGAACCGGAGACGATCAGGCACCTGATGCTCACCTGTCCATTTACCAGGCAGACATGGCATGAGGTCCTATCCTGGCTGCGTTTGCCGGCACCGACGCCCGAGCACGGCGATTCGCTCATGGACTGGTGGCTGCGCGCGAAGGAGTTCACGCCACCCACTCAACACAAGGCGCTGAAATCCGTGGCGCTCTTGGTGCCGTGGATGACCTGGAAGCATAGGAACGCTTGCGTTTTTGACCATGTTAGCCCCTCGCTCAATGAGCTTGTTGACTCGATCAAGGACGAGGCCAGATGTTGGGCAAAGGCCGGAGCTCAAGGGCTCAGGTCGTTTTGCCATCATCGTGGGATGTCCACTGAGCCCCTGACGGCTATGTAAAACCTGCCTCCTCGGAGGATGTAAATTCCCTCTCTTTCCAATGCAATGAAACGCAAAAGCCATTtgtgttttctcgaaaaaaaaaactgaaatgaGAACCGCGACCCACGTCCTAGGCCCGATCTCCCCTAGACCTCTCATTCTTGATCCCATCTGTCTCAACAGAAaactcgccgctgccgccgcctatGCGCATCGTCCTTCACCCACACTGGTCGCCTGGGATACCGCCATCACCATCTGCGCAAGGACTGGGAGGTCGTGCTGGTCCGCCGCGGCGTCGAGCATGCTAGATCCTTCCTCTGCTGGATCATGGATGTTGGGGTCGCCGACGGCGAGGGGGGCGTCCAAGAGAGCGAGGGCAGCAACAGCCATGCCGCGGTCGCTATCGCCGGAGAGGAACTACCCGCATGTTGGAGGATGCGGGAATCACGTTAACTCGTAGCGCTGCCCTCGGCATCCCCACCAATGCGTTGTGCCGCATCCTCTCGCCTTCTCGTGGATGATTTTTCCCCTCGTCGCCGCCCTGCCTCCAGCACTGCAGCGGCATGTACGGGTCCTCCACCTCTAACCTCCCCCGGCGCAAGCTGAAGCGACAGCAGTGGCAGGGAGGAGCAGACCAAGCCGCCCAAGAAGCGTTGGATCAAGTCATGAAAGGTGTCGATGTATTCGTTTTGCGCCAAATTTTATTTCGTCGGTGTAACGTGAGTTCTGCTCTTTTTCAGATTGCTGGGACTGGGAGGAGCGATGCCAGTGGCGGAGACAAGCCTAGGGCAGTTGGGGCTATAGCCCTAGGCGTAATACCAATATCCTTTGTAATTCCTTTTTATACACAACATATAAAACCACTAGAGTGTATCACTCAAGCTAGCTTAGCCCTAGGCGTAATCTCATGCTAGCTTCGCCACTGAGCGATGCTGCCAGCGCATGGAGTGTGAAGCGGCTCCTGGTGTCAGGTTCAATTTCTCTGTTTTTTCTTTTGTCGGTCTCCTCCTATTTCTGTTTTTTCCTGTGGAAGTAGGGATGGCAAGGACCCAAGGACAAATGTGGGTGCCCCACTGGCAGGCGCTGGATGCGATTCTTGACAAACTGCATAAGTGCATGCTTTCACATCCTGTACAAGTTTATGTAAGTGGATTTTGTTCATGATTTGATGAGTTTGATATCTTCTACTATGATTTGACGAGTGCGACAGATGTTTGTAATACATCTTGATTGACCATGGGTGCACATGTCCAGTGAACTTACAAGGTTGCACAGCCGGTTcttgccgacgtgcccttctcgtTGGTGCCGGCGGAACCCACAGCGTCATCAGTGTCAGGAGGAACCGGGGGAGGAAGAGAACATCAGCAGCCCCTGCAACACGGGCTCATGCAGGCTACTGCGGCGATGCCAGTGCCAAGGCGAGCGCGAGCCATGGCAGCAGCATCTCCCGGTACCTGACCAAGATCTGCCCGGCTGGCATGTTGATGGCTTCCTCTTGGACGGTGCCACAATCTCAGCTAGAGTCATAGTCTCCATACCGGGGTCAGTTTCGACCTCAGCTGTTATCTTTAACTTGTTAGTTCAATTCTATAATTTACAAACTACTTTGTCATGGCAGTCCAGTTCAAATATTATAgtattctgtttatgccatgtatACTTGTATACAGATTGAGGTGGTCCATTCATCTTTGGAACAGATTTGGCACAAATAGGTGGAATAAGAACGAATATTTCTTGTGGCTTATGATGGCAGGGTGATGGGCAGCCTTTCTTGAGGATTATTGTGACCGAAGTGACTGATTGTTGGCAGAACTTCGAAGAAATGTGTCAGGTATTGTCATACTATCAGTAGTAACTATGTTGTGATATGCAGTAGGTATAAACTGATACCCTTTCATTCTGCTCTACTAATTTACTATATTTTTACTACTTATGATGATTTGGCACAAATAGGTGGAGTAAGAACGAATATTTCTTGTGGCTTATGATGGCAGGGTGATGGGCAGCCTTTCTTGAGGATTATTGTGACCGAAGTGACTGATTGTTGGCAGAACTTCGAAGAAATGTGTCAGGTATTGTCATACTATCAGTAGTAACTATGTCGTGATATGCAGTAGGTATAAACTGATACCCTTCATTCTGCTCTACTAATTTACTGTATTTTTACTCCTTATGATTTTTCCGAAGATACGATATTATTACTACTTATTAGGTAAAAATGTGCTATGCATTTTTTACAGATTATGAGATGCAAATTTTGCCCGATTGATGGTGTGTTTAATGATTGGAAAAATGCCGCATGGTTACATGGTGGTTATTAGTTATGGCCAGTACATGCATGATATTGGTGCAATTCTTTTTTGATCTTCCATTCCCCTTTTCACTACCTCATTGCTCCAATCAGCTGTAGGGTGAGCATCTTGAGCATGATTTTCCTTGCTTGTACTCTGCGTGCAGATTTACAATCCCGAGCTTTATAATAAAAGAAGAAATCAGTGAGCCTAGATTTATCAAATATTGGGAAAAGTATAAGTTCCTCTTctactttttgtactgttttggaaCACAATTTGACATTTACTTATTTCTGATATTTTATTGTTGTGATGTTGCCAAATTAGGTCTGATTTTCTATTGTGATTCTCAAGTCTTATATTGTCCATGTCCATGTCATACAATCAGTTCCGGAACTATGTGAGTCCTCAAGGCCAAACTGCTTGAATTCTATATGAGGAAGCTCAAAAGTAATAAGGCATCCCGCAAGTTAGCAAAATTGCAGGTACGACTTACGTTGGACATGGCCTtacttttcatttttattttatataTAGCTCATTATTACCTCCATGCAATATTCCCTAAACTTTTATATTGTAGTTGGATTTTGGTTCATCGTGCCTCAGACTGGCATGTTATTTTATGTTTAGTAGGAGGGTTTGACATGGTAATTAAGAAATGTTTTAATGGTATTGCCTTGTGCCCTTGTTACAGTTCTAAAAAAGAAAGTGATGAATTAAtttacattttctgaaatttctcgAGGTTGTTTTTTTATTGAATAATAGTTCTACCTTTTTAGGTGAAACTGCTGGTTCCAACTTCCAACTTGATATGCCTTCCTTTCGGTTTGGTTTACTATACTCAGCGCATAAGCATCAGAGTTTAACTCAAAGTAGGGGCCTGCTAGAGACGGAGCTTGTCGTAGAGTAGAGGGAAGGTATACTTGATCACCTTTACTATCTCACCTGTGATAGAAGTAATTGGGTTTGTTATTCTTTCTACAAGGGTATACATGTGAATCGCCGTGATCAGAAATAAAATGAGTAATAGGAACCAAGTAGAATGTACATTCTGTAGCTAGGTGAGGAACTAACACAAGGGATAGTTTACATTCAGTAGCTAGGTCAGAAATTAGCACAAGGCATAACAAATCTATCAGGTGTACAAGTTCTGAAATGTATAGATGAGGACAGTGATTAGTCACTAGCTCGTTGTTGCTCTGTTGTGCATATGAACCACTAGATAGAGGGAAACAAAGAGCTGCCAGCCCATACttctctatctctactctctacttctctacttatatacttatatatatatatatatactaataaacCAAGTATTGCTTCTGCTCGTCCGTCTAAAACATTACCCTTGAAGTTGCTATATATTACCCGCTATGCCATCCATAAGTGAAGAAAACGATTCGTTTTTTTGTTAAGACGCCGTCGCTGTAAGTGTTTTATAAGTACGATACCCAGCCTTCCTCACATATTAGCTGGTGGCGTAGTGGCAACAGCATGTTTTCCCCACTCGGAAGACCAGGGTTCGAACCCTGCTTCCACCGTTTATTCCAACTCCTTTTTCTCACCCACCTCATCCCGCCTGAATGTCTTCATGGGCCGGTCCGCGGGGCGCGGCATCTCTATTTTTCTTCATTTcgttttttgtcttttcttttcttatttctgtttttttaCTCTTTTTTTGAATTAATTCGAGATTGACAAAATCTAAAAAGTTGCGAGTTTTGGAAAAAAAAGgtcgagaaatcataaaatgtcTACGAATCTTAAAAAATTTCGTGGTTTCAAAAAATGTTGGTAATTTTACAAAGATTTtggaaaattataaaaaaaatacaATTTAGAAAACAA is a window encoding:
- the LOC123044755 gene encoding protein FAR1-RELATED SEQUENCE 5 isoform X4, translated to MSTTAHPPASLSGDSSPTTSGSSSPSSSAFVAGSDEPALLGPATSTSTPSAAGDDAAVPSSPQMGMYFETEDDAYEFYKVYAARLGFVVRKSNKSKNSRHTVTRRLFVCSKQGFRQEPKKPQDETNATDVTVAAPPPPPRCPDSRTGCLASLTIKLLPSANAFRVTEFVAEHNHPLASAVSAVSLAMIPSSSSHHTIAAAASLPDPRDGPLPEMHFETEDDAYAFYNRYAEHVGFSVRRSYKKRKHGVIVSRIFVCSREGVSDRAKHDGLASISTNAGGGAPGTPRPGPPPTRTGCQARMVIKITPCRTYRVAKFIAEHNHPLANSETVHKLRSHKMRARGHELGPGELHRRKQGKGVQLGDAGAALEYLEGLQVGNPSLYYAVGMAPDGNSAVNFFWADAKSIIDFRSFGDVVCFDTTYGLNVYGRPFALFVGVDNHKQLLVFGAALLYDDGIQSLKWVFQAFADAMRDRQPKTILIDERSECAIAAAEVWPGSNHCTSVWHIYHSSKRHLKQVFESSKSFGNALSQCLFDCEDEMEFLSAWEKLIEKHDIGESEWLSRLFLEKEKWALPYRRTVFSADILSTLRKDSMINELKRELSEQEDILLFFKRYETMLEEHRSKKLQADVDGNQVTLPIPSLRMLKQSSNAYTPEAFKMFQGEFEAYMNCMSFPCSAVGTVSEYKITLDEKPSEGIVKFDALDGLATCSCRKFESVGIQCCHVLKVLDLKNIKELPEQYILKRWRKDARSVRMGEEPNCGSSSIMRSSLDVRFSNMCRMVSLIASRAAKSEEAMSYIESQSSVLLKHLDEILQTGYPENGNHDVASSSQAISFVGNHPDHTTQARAVAHTANGLTSLLGISAYPESSGQLKASIS
- the LOC123044755 gene encoding protein FAR1-RELATED SEQUENCE 5 isoform X3 codes for the protein MSTTAHPPASLSGDSSPTTSGSSSPSSSAFVAGSDEPALLGPATSTSTPSAAGDDAAVPSSPQMGMYFETEDDAYEFYKVYAARLGFVVRKSNKSKNSRHTVTRRLFVCSKQGFRQEPKKPQDETNATDVTVAAPPPPPRCPDSRTGCLASLTIKLLPSANAFRVTEFVAEHNHPLASAVSAVSLAMIPSSSSHHTIAAAASLPDPRDGPLPEMHFETEDDAYAFYNRYAEHVGFSVRRSYKKRKHGVIVSRIFVCSREGVSDRAKHDGLASISTNAGGGAPGTPRPGPPPTRTGCQARMVIKITPCRTYRVAKFIAEHNHPLANSETVHKLRSHKMRARGHELGPGELHRRKQGKGVQLGDAGAALEYLEGLQVGNPSLYYAVGMAPDGNSAVNFFWADAKSIIDFRSFGDVVCFDTTYGLNVYGRPFALFVGVDNHKQLLVFGAALLYDDGIQSLKWVFQAFADAMRDRQPKTILIDERSECAIAAAEVWPGSNHCTSVWHIYHSSKRHLKQVFESSKSFGNALSQCLFDCEDEMEFLSAWEKLIEKHDIGESEWLSRLFLEKEKWALPYRRTVFSADILSTLRKDSMINELKRELSEQEDILLFFKRYETMLEEHRSKKLQADVDGNQVTLPIPSLRMLKQSSNAYTPEAFKMFQGEFEAYMNCMSFPCSAVGTVSEYKITLDEKPSEGIVKFDALDGLATCSCRKFESVGIQCCHVLKVLDLKNIKELPEQYILKRWRKDARSVRMGEEPNCGSSSIMRSSLDVRFSNMCRMVSLIASRAAKSEEAMSYIESQSSVLLKHLDEILQTGYPENGNHDVASSSQAISFVGNHPDHTTQARAVAHTANGLTSLLGISAYPESSGQLKGSVGSLYC